The segment ATACTGAGTTCTAGACAAATTTTTCAAAGTGACTTATTATATTTGTGAATAAACTTCAACTATGAAAATCTTCAAATCAATATTGCGCTTTTGCTTTGTTATACTTCATTTAAATTCATTCTCTCAAGATTCAGAATATTATAAAAAGTATATACCAAAATCAATTAAATCAACCTTTGTTCAACAGATAGAAGGTGTTCAGCTTGATGATAAACCTTGTATTCGTTTGAATTGTCGAGATGGTTTTTATTGTATTGACAGAACTATCAAAGGCAAGTCAAAGTCTTTCAACTATTTTATTTTTATTGGGAGTTTAAATCTCTGTCAGATGCAGAAGAGGTAATTAAGGCAATTAACTCATATAGCTTAATCTTAAATCAGAAAGATTAAAAATCAAAATTATCTGGATCAGGTCCAAAACGTTTATCCTGATTTAGAGTTGCAATAAAATCCATATCTTCTTCATCCAATTCAAAATCATACAGATCGGCATTGTGTTTAATCCGATCTGGATTTACAGATTTTGGGATGGTGATAATCTCAATTTGCAAATTCCATCTAAGAATTACCTGTGTTGCACTTTTATCGTATTTATTTCCAATCTCTACCAATTCCTTTACCTTATCAGCTTCCCCTTTCATGATAGGACGCCACGCTTCAAGGAGTATGTTGTGCTTTTTACAGAATTCATGAAGCTCATTTTGCTGCATCAGAGGATGCAATTCAATTTGGTTGACTGTTGGAATAATCTGGCATTTCTCAAAAATGTCCTCTAAATGATGCACCTGAAAATTGCTTACACCAATCGCTTTAATTTTCCCTTCCAGATAAAGTTCTTCCATGGCTTTCCAGCTATCTGCGTATTTTCCTTTAACCGGCCAATGGATGAGGTATAAGTCTACATATTCCAGCCCAAGTCGTTCTAAGCTGTCGTTAAATCCTTTAGCTACTTGCTTATAATCTCCCTGACGAGAATTCCAAAGCTTCGTAGTCAGGAATATATCGTCTCTGGGAATATTGCTTTCAATAATTGCTTTGCCAACTCCAATTTCGTTTTTGTAAATAGCAGCCGTATCAATTAATCTATACCCAATTTTGAGTGCGTAACTAACAGCGTCAAATACTTCAGCTCCATCATTCGCTTGAAAAACACCCAAACCTAATTGAGGGATTTCAATGCCATTGTTTAATGAGAGCTTATATTCTAAGTTTTTGTTCATGATCTATTCAGTTTCTGAATTTCTTTGTGAACCTTAGCGTCTTTGTGTTTTGGTGGCTAAAAGACCTACCATGAAAACATAAAGCACAAAGTTTTTAATTGTTTAATTCCTTCTTCAAATAACCAGCCGTATAGCCACAATTATTGGTCACAATTTCCTCTGGAGTTCCTTCACAAATAATTTTACCACCTGCTTCTCCACCATCTGGACCAAGGTCAATAATGTGATCTGCTAATTTAACCACATCTAGGTTATGCTCAATTATTAATACAGTATTGCCTTTATTTACAAATTTATTCAATACATCCATCAATATTCGGATATCCTCAAAATGAAGTCCGGTTGTTGGTTCATCAAGGATGTAAAGCGTTTTTCCTGTATCTTTTTTTGCTAATTCAGTAGCCAGTTTTACTCGCTGAGCTTCTCCACCGCTAATGGTAACTGAACTCTGACCCAGCGTAATATAACCCAGACCAACATCTACCATTGTTTTTACCCGCCTTTTTAATTGGGGAATGTTTTCAAAAAACTTAAGCGCCTGATTATGTGTCATATTTAACACATCTGTAATGGATTTACCTTTGAACCTGACTTCCAATGTTTCACGGTTATAGCGTCTGCTCATGCATTTCGGACATTGGATGTACACATCAGGCAAGAAGTTCATTTCGATTGTCTTCACACCAGCTCCCTCGCATTCATCACAGCGTCCGCCTTTTACATTGAAAGAAAATCGCCCTGCTTTATAACCTCTTATTTTTGCTTCGGGAAGTTGTGCAAATAAGTTTCTGACTTGCGTAAAAGTACCAGTATAGGTTGCAGGATTTGATCGTGGAGTACGTCCAATTGGAGATTGGTCTATTTCAATCACTTTATCGATGAACTCCAATCCTGTTAATTTTTTATGTGCTAAAGGTTTTACTTTCGTTCGATA is part of the Bacteroidota bacterium genome and harbors:
- a CDS encoding aldo/keto reductase, producing the protein MNKNLEYKLSLNNGIEIPQLGLGVFQANDGAEVFDAVSYALKIGYRLIDTAAIYKNEIGVGKAIIESNIPRDDIFLTTKLWNSRQGDYKQVAKGFNDSLERLGLEYVDLYLIHWPVKGKYADSWKAMEELYLEGKIKAIGVSNFQVHHLEDIFEKCQIIPTVNQIELHPLMQQNELHEFCKKHNILLEAWRPIMKGEADKVKELVEIGNKYDKSATQVILRWNLQIEIITIPKSVNPDRIKHNADLYDFELDEEDMDFIATLNQDKRFGPDPDNFDF